From the Entelurus aequoreus isolate RoL-2023_Sb linkage group LG13, RoL_Eaeq_v1.1, whole genome shotgun sequence genome, the window gtctgatattatcggacatctctagttataatgcattaaaatagtatagtaatttcacaataaaagtatgtttttctgCCATCAAGTGTCAATTTCTAGGTCTGTGCtgtacaaaattagcaaaacatCAATAGTTTGTTTTCCAATTGGTGTTAAAATCCTGTGCTGTTTGAGGCAAAGGTTACAGAGGAACACTTAAAAGCACTGATAACCAATCATAAAATTACACGTCGAGTTCaatgtttttgaaggaaaaataagcctcaaaacattacaactttttccacAAGTGTCTAAAAAAGCTGATGCAAATTCAGACATTCTAGGtcacaacaatcacaaaaaatagTATGCCAAATCCTGGAGTAACTGAAAAAACAACATCATTACAgcaaggcagaaaatgtttaaatttcacagttcttttggaatgtttaaaataatgtattttaaataaaCACACTGCTTAATAGTTTAACATTTAAATCAatcaatacatatttttttccaaagtTCACACTTGAAATGCAGATTTAAACCAACTAGCAGACACAGCAACATTGATAAATTCAGCTGCTCTGTTTATTTATCCTGCTTACGTCACATCTGTTGCTAGGCAGGGTTCAAAGGGCTAAATTAacaccaggtgtgaataaatgatgggtttttaacatgtaaagtgactttgggtacttagaaaagcgctatataaatcccaggtattattattattattattaaattagaaCTGCCCCAACTTTACTTTGTATTTCAAAAATGGGTCTTGCAAATAGGGTCTACTTTCATTTAAGGTTGTTTTTATTCAGGTTAGTAGGGTTCACTATAAGCTCTGTGAATACCAAATGACGTGTTTACAGCGCCACCATGGCCCTGGACTCTAGCCAACAAGAAGTCATCCACATTTTTTTCAAGTCACTCTATTATACTGTACACAAATCTCAATGTTAGTACAGTGGACTAAGCTAAACACTACCAGAGTCCCCAGTCTTGTAGTTGTTTAGTGTGCACTGTCTCTTTAAGAGAACACTATAGGAGAGGCTCTACCAATGATATCAAGGGGTATTTATCACCTTCCACATTAAAAATTGGTCTGTACATTTCTGCAAGTCTGTTTTTTCAGACAAAATGATACAATTGTGCACTATAATTAGTATAATAATTATAGCATAGCTTTAAAGACACGCAAGCTAACCCAAGCAGAGATATTTGTAGTGCTGCAAAATCAGTTTTTAGTTGGTTCTGTGACAAGGGTCGTTCCTTGAAAAACACATAAAATGCCTCTTTAAAAGGAAAAACAAACTAATGTAAGAAATATTGCATGGAAATCAATACAATGGAATGTACTACAAACTAAAGTACTTTTTTGAATTAATACAATAATGCATGCCATTTGCCTTGGAAAGCAGATTacacggtatctccttccagctgttcatcagtcaaacacactgtcaggttcaaacactgatgacatctattaaacaagacaagaagcaaggaattaaacagagacagaattaaatttggctcagtgaggagaaacgtgtacatctgtacccttgtacagtgttattacgctctggcaaaagattgtacgactcctcttttatttggactttccctgattacatggcaacagctgtttctaaggggcgggggttgtaaacagccttcgcctttggttacagaacagttcaaagaaaaggtcgtaaacagttcacagaaaaggtcgtaaaacagttcaaagacgaggtccctgtaggggagtcaggtcctgcttcctcttcgctttgtagatctcgggtcaaaacaATATCTTTATGTTGATTACactacatcaaagaaacagaacaccttcatgttgcttcccatcctacacagtggagttttacaagccttttgcttggtaggttcaaagacagcttttgtcctctcgccgggaactcatggcaacaaaaagttttgtgataacttagatacaattattctgacacacacCATTAGCAGCatgtccatattttcatggataaatgtccaccattTAGATATTTaaacatccttggctggcgttattgactcattctgcttcagtatggtgcaaacTAGCAGTTCTACACTCCAACTCCTTCATCAAGTTAACTACCTGTttttgatttatttctttaattcaataaatattatcctttttttttttagcagaagGATAGTTGGTATCCTGACAAACTCGTAAGATGAGGCACTTGTACCCCAAGGTACCGCTGTAATTTAGTTACAATGTGGCATAGAGCTTGACTTAGTTTAGTACAGGTGTGTACTTATGTTGTTGAACACCTTGAAAAAGTACATCTATCAGCATGGGCCCACGTTTATAAAAGTAGAAAAACAACAGAAAGATTAAAGgccatttgtacgtgctatcctcACGACCGCAGACATCATTTTAGCTTCAACACTTTTAAAGAAGCATTATAGGTCATTAGGGATAAATTACAGCACTATATAAGTACTTTGTTCTTTTCCTTCACTGCACTTGCACCTTTACAACCTCTGCCTCGGGTATTTTCAAGCTTTTGATGAATAATGCAAAGTAATAACTTTCAAAGCAACAAACCAGGTCAGCTACAATAATAAAGTCTACTTTAGGTCTCCTCAGGAAGATCATGTCCTCTGGGttatgaatgggttatacttgtatagcgcttttctacattcaaagtactcaaagcgctttgacactatttccacattcacccattcacacactgatggcgggagctgccatgccaggcactaaccacgacccatcaggagccagGGTGAAGTTTGTTGTTTATACAGTGGAACATCTATGGAATGTTATTTTTCTCTCCTACTTGATTTGAAGAGTCTCATGCTGTCAAATCCAGGCTGTCAATGGACATGTCACTTTCACTATCTGTGGAAAAACAAGCATTTATTGACAAACTATCCTAGGAAATGTGGACATCACTGTAGATAAGGACATTTGTCCACTGTGGGTTGAATACAAGTCTATCCAATTACAATATGGTACCTCAGGATACGGGTAATTGTTAAGCTTTTGGTTAAgagtacagatgtccgataatatcggactgccgatattaccgacattttatgctttaaaatgtaatatcggaaattatctgtatcagtttcaaaaagtaacatttatgactttttaaaacgtcgctgtacggagtggtccacggacgtagggagaagtacagagcagttgtgtctcccagtcatacttgccaaccctcccgattttcccgggagactcccgaatttcagtgcccctcccgaaaatctcccggggcaaccattctcccgatttccacccagacaacaatattaggggcgtgccggcccagttacataatatctatggcttttcacacacacaagtgaatgccatgcatacttgggtcaatagccatacaggtcacactgagggttatccgtaaaaacaactttaacactgttacaaatatgcgccacactgtcaacccacacccaacaagaatgacaaacacatttcgggagaacatccgcaccgtaacacaacataaacacaacagaacaaatacccagaaccccttgcagcacgaactcttccgggacgctacaatatacctcaacctcctcatgctcattcagggagagcatgtcccaaattccaagctgctgttttgaggcatgttaaaaaaaacaatgcactttgtgacttcaataataaatatggcagtgccatgttggcattttttttccataacttgagttgatttattttggaaaaccttgttacattttttaatgcattcagtggggcatcacaacaaaattaggcataataatgtgttaattccacgactgtatatatcggtatcggttgatatcggaatcggtaattaaaagttggacaatatcggaatatcggatatcgccaaaaaagccattatcggacatctctagttaagagCATAACTTTGGTTTACCGGCTTCCCAACTGCTAATTGACAATACCAATGTCACAGTGAAACCCGtaaggcatgggtgtcaaactctggcccgcgggccaaatttggcccgccgtgtaatttcatttggcccttgaggcaatatcaaattaacattagagctggcccgccggtattatacagtggtggtgccgctgtaacaccgcattcacccctaatactcatacttgccaaccctcacgattttcccgggagactcccgaatttcaatgcccctcccgaaaatctccctgggcaacaattctcccaaatttcccctgatttccacccggacaaaaatattgggggtgtgccctaaaggcactgccttcagcgtcctctacaacctgtcatcacgtccgcttttcctccatacaaacagcgtgccggcccagtcacataatatatgcggcttttacacacacaccagtgaatgcaacgcatacttgatcaacagccatacaggtcacactgaggctggccgtataaacaactttaacactgttacaaatatgcgccacactgtgaacccacaccaaacaagaatgacaaagacatttcgggagaacatccgcaccgtaacacaacataaacacaacagaacaaatacccagaaccccttgcagcactaactcttccgggacgctacaatatacgcccccgctaccaccaaatgttgatatttacctcagaaggctgcaaatagaaaagaggcattaaattttgtatttaaattgtatttaatattcataatataatatttgttttttgaaagttgattttgcactattaagttatataagcgttgcttgttccatattcagtgtaaAAGCAAATCAgagtagcaaactgagcaataattaacattttagtcatgcactttctcttgctactttaaggcttgaatgtttgattcattcattattgttattttattttctaattcattattagcctgtggaaaaagtttattttgatatttacctcagaaggctgcaaatagaaaagaggcattacatttttatttaaattgtatttgatatgccattgctattttttaattattattattattatttgaaactcgattttgcatgtcactataaagttacagtatataagccttgcttgttcaatattcaatgcaaaacttgtttgggtccctattaaaaggttaatttgttcaaccttggcccgcagctttgttcagttttaaattttggcccactctgaatttgagtttgacacccctgccgtaaagTCCAATCAAAACATCATCCTTACTCACTATCaaggaagaaagtgaatgaatgtgaaggacagtgctaaaACATTaaatggatgatattcattgaattaaaggaagaaatcctaaaaaaaaaaaaagacctgagCCTGAAATGGATTTGATAAAACAGTTTGAGTGCAGACTAGCATGAGGCGATAACAACAGCGAAGGAATTTTGGCCTtgaaaatatgtcaaataattctattgtattgtttttgacaCAATAGTTCTTATCTGAAAGTtagttttactttttaaaaggcatgttaaatgttacaattgtgctgtttcgGGAGGGCCAGACACGGATTAAAGTGATTTGAATTAATTCCCAATGGGCGACGCGATTTGGCAAAACACGCTTTTGAAGGTACGCGGTAGCAATGTCCAGATGCGAAAATTATTCCGGCCCAATATCAGCCAGCAAACATGTATCAGATTTTATTTGCTTGCGTTCTAAACACTCTGATGTAAGGTTGCAATATATTTGTGCAACACTCGACAGCCAGTTAacagctaaatgtcctccaataagcacacaaggttggtcttttaatCATAGTGAACTACAGGCTACTAGAAGCTAGCagatacacaacagctgagcacacaattGCACAGAAGCTACACAAATGTAACAAGTGTCCTTCAGCGAACAACATTGTttgaagtcaggggtgtcaaactcattttagatcgggggccacatgcagaaaAATCTATTggattggtaaaatcacggcacgataacttaaaaaaaaaaaaaaagttttctttgtttaaaaatagaacaagcacattctggaaatgtacaaatcataatgttgttgggggtttttttgtacacttacatgttgcggttaatagcattctatctttatttgtcattatttatattttctgaaaaaattatgtgataatgttcatcagtcaacacattagtgttaattttcaatctatcaagataaaaaaatatcaatatcaaattacaggattttatttatgtagtttgatcattttcctcgactggtgcactaacgtggtttatttattttttgcatatgtattataatctacaaagatacaaagaattgatattgcgacatctagtggacacatttagaactacagtttctttcattcaaaaattttggctcatttttatacttagcaaactcatcccgcgggccggataaaacctgttctctgcgggccgtacgtttgacaccactgtctttaagcacatttgtcaatataaccaAGTATCACATAATCAAAGTTGCataatacaaagtctccaaggcaacaTTTATTGGGAAATATTCAggaacaaatgtgtctgcatctTTCAACTTACTGGGTTATAAGCTTACTTTAATTCAGTTGTACTATTCCCCCTTAAAGACGGCATATTTCCATTCCAGTACCTAACATTGTTTGCTAATAGTGTTTTTCAAAaatttttgaggcaaggcacatttttctcattaaaaaatccggaggcacaccaccagcagaaaacgttaaaaaatgaaactccaccaggttgtcgtgccttattttgagtttgttggtgttttcctgtgtgtagtgctttagttcttgtcttgcgctgttattttggtggcccttcctgttttgttggtgttttcccgtagcggtttcatgtcttcctttgagcgctattccgcgcacctggtttgtgttagcaagcaaggctatttacattgttgctatccttctttgtgtggacattgttgattgtcatgtcaagaacggacgtactttgtggacgctgtaagtttttgctgtcgtccagcattctgtttctgtttactttgtagccagttcagttttactttcgttttgcatagccattgcctttccctttccttttagttaatttttggtttaagcattacatactagagatgcgcggataggcaattatttaatccgcaaccgcatcacaaaagtcgtcatccacccgcaatCCACCCGAACtatcattttatcaaaaccacaaccgcccgccacccagccgttgttatacatctaatatagacgatacaaggcattcctgttaaagaaatgaGACTGAtcaaatgcagcagagacattcaatgcgtgccacgcaataatatctcttggccacgcattagagcatactttccaaccctcccggttttaccgggagactcccggtattcagccggagctggaggccacgccccctccagctcaatgcggacctgagtggggacagcggcgacagtctgttttcacgtccgctttcccacaatattaacagcgtgcctgcccaatcacgttataactgtagaatgattgagggcgagttattggtttcttatgtgggtttattgttaggcagtttcattaacgtcctcccagcgcggtaacaacacacaacagcagtcacgttttcgtctaccgtaaagcagttcgtctgccgtaaactgcaatgttgtgacactcttaaacaggacaatactgccatctactggaaagcctccagaacactgaaattcaagtatttccttttatttatatgtataataaaataaataaatatatatactgtatatatatatatatatatatatatatatatatatatatatatatatatatatatatatatatatatatatatatatatatatatatatatatatatatatatatatatatatatacactaccgttcaaaagtttggggtcacattgaaatgtccttattttaaaaggaaaagcactgtacttttcaatgaagataactttaaactagtgttaactttaaagaaatacactctatacattgctaatgtggtaaatgactattctagctgcaaatgtctggtttttggtgtaatatctacttaggtgtatagaggcccatttccagaaactatcactccagtgttctaatggtacaatgtgtttgctcattggctcagaaggctaattgatgattagaaaactcttgtgcaatcatgttcacacatctgaaaacagtttagcttgttacagaagctacaaaactgaccttcctttgagcagattgagtttctggagcatcacatttgtggggtcaattaaacgctcaaaatggccagaaaaagagaactttcatctgaaactcgacagtctattcttgttcttagaaataaaggctattccacaaaattgtttgggtgaccccaaacttttgaacggtagtgtatatatatatatatatatatatatatatatatatatatatatatatatatatatatatatatatatatatatatatataggaaatacttgagttggtgaattctagcttaaatatattcccctcttaaccacgcccttaaccacgaccccaaccacgaccccggcaggcagtgttgccctgtttgagactgtcacagcattgctgtttacggcagacgacctgctttacggtaggacaaaaatgtgactgttgttgttgtgtgatgttgccgcactgggtagacgttcatgaaaactgcctacaataaagaaacaaagaactcgccctcgatcattcacatgggtaacaacatttaactatgtatttttttttctgaaatggttcaaccgccacccgcccgaatctatttaaaatctatttttttcgtcatacaaccgcccgacccgcggtttaCCCGCGGACTCCGTGGATGTACCCGCTAACCGCGCATCTCTATTACatatctttttacctgcacaatgCCTCCCGATGTGGTCTGCGTATTTGGGATCACAActaaccatcctcgtctcacccgacacattccgacttttacaaagcaattaagtacctgctgccatctactgacatggtgtattacgtggttaccctgccgggttttacacagcacagacactaagcaacggcacattatttgcagattataattattgatttgcaaaaaatattttttggaccaagtaggtgaagttgcataaacaCTGTGCTAACATaccacacaacaaaataataccaAGGCTTACTATGATTTGTGCCAATATTGCTATCGTATCGGAAGAGAAAAGGCTGTCTTGGACATCTTTAGTACAAGCTGCGTCACTGAAACCATGAAACTCGTATCCTGCGGCACCACTGTGATAAGAATAACTCTACAACTAACATCTACAGCCAAACAATCCACATACCTGTTGGTGTGTCTTCCTCTTCCATCTCCACAGCCTTCAAAGGATCCTGTGTGCCTTTCAAGAGATATGATGGAAGTGATTTAACACTTGTCGTTGGAGTAGAGGACAAAAAACCTGTAGCGTCTGCATATGTTAATGAGCTAGAGCCACATTTATAAATAGGCAAGGGACTGACTCCAGGTGAGCTGGAAAACAATAGTTTCAAGCCTCCTTGAAGTGGATTTGTGCTGGAAGATATAGGTGATGAAGGAAAGTGAAGGGAATGATCTGAAAGCAGAGACTCCTGGTGGGATTGGTTCAGGCTCTTTAGATTGCTTGTTGGTGATTGGGAAGGCATCGCTGATGGGATTGGTTCAAGAAGTAACTGGGATGATTGTAACTTCTTTGGGAGGACAGGTGATATTGAGCCTTTTTGTAATGGCTTCGATCGGCCGGCATTGAGGAGTGAAGCTGAACTTGACGGAGAGACAGTGAAGGCCGAATTTAAAGAGGATGATGGCGGAAAGGGGAAGATATGCTCATGTGGGATTAGAGGAGAAGGATCAGGAAAGGGGTCTGGGAGCTCAGTTTGATGATGTGGAAATAATGGAGAGTGTGGGGAGCCACGGTGGTGTTTTGATTTGTGGATTGTGGGAGAGGAAGTGGACATCTGTGGCTTTGAGGATGAAGTTGAAGTGTTTGCTTTCTCAGCAGCAAAGTATGATGGCTTACTCTTGGTGGACAGCACTGTACAAAGGAAAGGAACTTCATTAGCTGCTTACTTGTGGGATCACATGATGTAAACATACTAGGAATAAACCAAAACAAAGCtgtcataatataataatactttttaatttgatatatatatatatatatatatatatatatatatatatatatatatatatatatatatatatatatgttacaaaATAATTAGAAATAGCTGACTACATTCCATCGTGCGAAAAGCAATAAATCAACAAAGAAAAGTGTTTGTTGGATTAAGTTAGCTCAATAATATACTGCACTTGGTTTTTAAATAAAGTACCGTAATATAATATTCTATAATAACAGAAAAACTATACACTATTACGTTATTGTCACAAATTATATACACTaagttattatgttattattaccccgaatggaataagcggtagaaaatggatggatggatttacacagtagggccaatttagtgttgccaatcaacctatccccaggtgcatgtctttggacgtgggaggaagccggagtacccggagggaacccacgcagtcacggggagaacatgcaaactccacacagaaagatcccgagcccgggattgacctcaggactactcaggaccttcgtattgtgaggcagacgcactaacccctctcacaccgtgctgccctgtacATAAAaccatttattaaattgtatgtgTAAAATGTTGTTCTAATAtatttcatattatatatatacatatatacactaccgttcaaaagtttggggtcacccaaacaattttgtggaatagccttcatttctaagaacaagaatagactgtcgagtttcaaatgaaagttgtctttttctggccattttgagcgtttaattgaccccacaaatgtgatgctccagaaactcaatctgctcaaaggaaggtcagttttgtagcttctgtaacgagctaaactgttttcagatgtgtgtacatgattgcacaagggttttctaatcatcaattagccttctgagccaatgagcaaacacattgtaccattagaacactggagtgatagttgctggaaatgggcctctatacacctatgtagatattgcaccaaaaaccagacatttgcagctagaatagtcatttaccacattagcaatgtatagagtgtatttctttaaagttaagactagtttaaagttatcttcattgaaaagtagtgcttttccttcaaaaataaggacatttcaatgtgaccccaaacttttgaacggtagtgtatttcatATAATTGTATGTTTGCTATATTATTCTGTCataatttttcacttttttaattattaattagaTATGTAACATATGCATGTATCATTTACTTATATTGTATTTAATTGTATATTAACATTAAACTATACAAGTATTAATTATACATTTTAGTTATAGTAATAAAAGTCAAACAATATGTTAAATCGTTTCATACTATGCACTTTATATATGCACACTGCAAATTATAATTTGCTGACTATACTGACGATGTCAATCAAAAGCAATGGTGGTCAATGGTGGTCAGGCAAATGCATGATCTGGATTTTCTCATGAATTTCATGGTGCTAGTATTTCAGATAGGTAACGCCGCTTGCTACTATAAAGTCCCACAACTGCACAGCTTACTTTTAATTGAGTGTCCTTCTCGTTCAGTTTCAGGCTTTAAGGGATGAGTTCCTTGGAGCACTTTGGGTCGAACTGGTGTCTCAGATTGTCTTGATAGTTGTGCTCCTGTGCACTCAATGCTGGTTAAAAGAGTTTGGGGAACCAATTCTCTTTCTTTGCTGGATGCTGGCTTGACAAAAGGGATGCTGCATGGGAAATCAAGCCAAG encodes:
- the zbbx gene encoding uncharacterized protein zbbx isoform X5; amino-acid sequence: MNPNEFVGHPNSKSKSLQFSARNPQGLQIESVTLAQQGNVMEDMLKKLKESMKKEKGERGHPGILQWKAGQYGSINSCAPIPNPKKPQKQLSAGKVKIRVLKDEPLTAPPHLPLCESCCCPQPPRQNKMKGPNFGQGDTATDRQMFAGDCGQDRRAAMTKKEQNVQKSFQDSLLGGDYDEEESARSFQEALKQWRQERSVGPEEQATMWTQTASKSGVATQTGFPPERDHERQGTGWGNGKVPIKVEFHESRLTYMDRLLLKKHRSIPFVKPASSKERELVPQTLLTSIECTGAQLSRQSETPVRPKVLQGTHPLKPETEREGHSIKMLSTKSKPSYFAAEKANTSTSSSKPQMSTSSPTIHKSKHHRGSPHSPLFPHHQTELPDPFPDPSPLIPHEHIFPFPPSSSLNSAFTVSPSSSASLLNAGRSKPLQKGSISPVLPKKLQSSQLLLEPIPSAMPSQSPTSNLKSLNQSHQESLLSDHSLHFPSSPISSSTNPLQGGLKLLFSSSPGVSPLPIYKCGSSSLTYADATGFLSSTPTTSVKSLPSYLLKGTQDPLKAVEMEEEDTPTDSESDMSIDSLDLTA